In Natranaeroarchaeum aerophilus, one genomic interval encodes:
- a CDS encoding endonuclease/exonuclease/phosphatase family protein — MVPDPELRVLSWNVQGAVPPNGSIERIENQIKFLGEEANLPDLVMLNEVTTVQRGRWRESLAEIGYTEIIDTLEWAAELRESTVPPHQDYNHVNGNLIALHELSNASELTRLSPSIRYGPWENADLKDWDTNVPEKILNAKVTLGGREIELWNIRAVPGSMHGEEKLNILENTYNRIMKGTESPCILAGDFNSPKAELADGTTIPWRHDQEGELAQRWKEAELNILLGLEEKGMADVFRVQHGYGELDILDVSHATRTDDPESVAPAEVKGKRFDHMIASEELNLQDCYYDHAGFHCSDHAPLIADFNA; from the coding sequence ATGGTCCCCGATCCTGAGTTACGAGTACTGTCGTGGAATGTACAGGGCGCGGTGCCGCCAAATGGGAGTATTGAACGGATCGAGAATCAAATCAAGTTCCTTGGAGAAGAGGCGAATCTTCCTGATTTGGTAATGCTGAATGAGGTAACAACTGTGCAACGAGGGCGCTGGCGGGAATCTCTGGCAGAGATAGGCTATACAGAGATTATTGATACCTTGGAGTGGGCAGCGGAACTTCGGGAGAGTACGGTGCCGCCACATCAAGATTACAACCACGTAAATGGCAATCTCATAGCGCTGCATGAATTGAGCAACGCGTCCGAACTGACTCGCTTGAGTCCGAGTATCCGGTACGGGCCGTGGGAGAACGCTGATCTAAAGGACTGGGATACGAACGTGCCTGAAAAGATTCTCAATGCCAAAGTCACTCTGGGTGGGCGTGAAATCGAACTATGGAATATACGCGCAGTTCCGGGCAGTATGCACGGTGAAGAGAAACTCAATATTTTGGAGAACACGTACAATCGGATCATGAAGGGGACTGAGTCCCCCTGCATTTTGGCCGGTGATTTCAACTCCCCAAAAGCGGAGTTGGCAGATGGCACAACTATTCCCTGGCGGCATGATCAAGAGGGTGAGCTGGCCCAACGATGGAAGGAAGCGGAATTGAATATTCTCCTCGGGCTTGAGGAGAAGGGGATGGCCGATGTATTCCGAGTGCAACACGGCTACGGCGAACTGGATATTTTGGATGTAAGCCACGCCACTCGAACTGACGATCCGGAATCAGTCGCCCCTGCAGAAGTCAAAGGTAAACGGTTCGACCACATGATTGCCTCCGAAGAACTCAATCTACAGGACTGCTACTACGACCACGCCGGGTTCCATTGCAGTGACCACGCACCTCTTATCGCGGACTTCAACGCATAG